The proteins below are encoded in one region of Candidatus Thiodiazotropha sp. LNASS1:
- a CDS encoding choice-of-anchor H family protein: protein MQRYSNIGWLRLSALLLVMLTTGQYAFAVEGVARLSQSVEGTVAAGVEKDEIQLDQADVDEYQELVVSGGRIRATAQRTFAAHAVGRELSIFDAHTVISRDDDDDGFYHRIKVIFDADTSGDEVWVYARLYLSLEGGPWNHYYTTDLFPVEGDVSDDEYEVVTRLLDGYPSGYYDVLIELYDGDNDLLAVNYGPYEDGDLAVLPLEDSYRDDYGGGGASGLMTLLLALTLLAIRLSTQGGVVEYAISRSKMGIST, encoded by the coding sequence ATGCAAAGGTATAGCAATATCGGATGGCTGCGATTGAGCGCACTGCTGCTAGTGATGCTGACGACCGGGCAGTATGCATTTGCGGTTGAGGGTGTTGCGAGGCTCTCGCAATCTGTGGAGGGAACGGTCGCTGCAGGTGTCGAAAAGGACGAAATCCAGCTTGATCAGGCCGATGTGGACGAATATCAGGAATTGGTCGTCTCGGGAGGCCGTATTCGGGCAACAGCTCAGCGTACTTTCGCAGCACATGCTGTGGGACGTGAATTGAGTATATTCGATGCACATACCGTGATCAGCAGGGATGACGACGACGATGGATTTTACCACCGCATTAAGGTGATTTTCGATGCGGACACATCGGGTGATGAGGTCTGGGTCTATGCCAGACTCTACCTCAGCCTGGAAGGGGGGCCATGGAACCACTACTACACAACCGACCTGTTTCCCGTTGAGGGTGATGTCAGCGATGATGAGTATGAGGTGGTGACACGGCTACTGGATGGTTACCCGAGTGGTTACTATGATGTCCTGATCGAGCTGTATGATGGCGATAACGATCTGCTGGCGGTGAATTATGGGCCATATGAGGATGGAGATCTGGCGGTATTGCCTTTGGAGGATAGTTATCGTGACGATTATGGTGGCGGCGGTGCCTCCGGTCTCATGACTCTGCTGCTGGCCCTGACGCTTCTTGCAATACGTTTGTCAACCCAAGGCGGTGTGGTGGAATACGCTATTTCAAGGAGTAAGATGGGCATCTCAACCTGA
- a CDS encoding dienelactone hydrolase family protein, translating to MSRKITLKTSQDEPFHAYLSGDEAAASAVMILHEWWGVMPHNRLWADRLADIGHLALVVDLYDGRTTDDPELAAEMMRNIDQQRADRKLMAAVDFLHTHGRRVATFGCSFGGKESMRASLLQADKVSATIVAYCRMETDEERLKELSGPVLAIYAQQERNWPEKQEAFETAMRMAGKETESVGFDAAHGFTNPTSPRYDEAADKASWACIVDFLQRHLGEPGNPDTMPG from the coding sequence ATGAGCCGAAAAATCACACTGAAGACATCGCAGGATGAACCCTTCCACGCCTACCTCAGCGGCGATGAGGCGGCAGCGTCTGCTGTGATGATTTTACATGAGTGGTGGGGAGTCATGCCCCATAACCGGCTGTGGGCTGACAGATTAGCCGATATCGGCCACCTTGCACTGGTGGTCGACCTCTACGACGGCCGGACGACTGATGATCCGGAGTTGGCTGCGGAGATGATGCGCAATATCGATCAACAACGCGCCGATCGAAAATTGATGGCCGCCGTCGACTTTCTGCATACACACGGTAGGCGCGTCGCCACCTTCGGCTGCTCCTTTGGTGGTAAGGAGTCGATGCGGGCGAGCCTGCTGCAAGCAGACAAAGTCAGTGCCACAATCGTCGCTTACTGCCGCATGGAAACCGATGAGGAGCGCCTGAAAGAATTGTCTGGGCCAGTATTGGCCATCTATGCCCAGCAAGAGCGCAATTGGCCGGAAAAACAGGAGGCCTTCGAGACAGCGATGAGGATGGCGGGCAAGGAGACCGAATCGGTTGGATTCGATGCCGCCCATGGCTTCACCAATCCCACCAGCCCGCGCTATGACGAGGCGGCTGACAAGGCATCCTGGGCGTGTATCGTCGATTTTCTGCAGCGGCATTTGGGCGAACCTGGTAATCCTGACACCATGCCTGGGTGA
- the metH gene encoding methionine synthase produces the protein MSSATSNTANHPIESLLKQRILILDGAMGTMIQRHKLDEQDYRGERFADWPCDLKGNNDLLVLSQPAIIGSIHEAYLAAGADILETNSFGANRISMADYQMESLAYEMSEASARLAREAADKYTSSDKPRFVAGVLGPTNRTASISPDVNDASLRNITFDALVEAYTEAARGLIAGGCDLLLIETVFDTLNAKAAVFACEQVFDEDAIRLPVMISGTITDQSGRTLSGQTTEAFYNSLQHANPISIGLNCALGPDLLRQYVEEMSRIADTHVSAHPNAGLPNEFGEYDLDARQMADYLAEWADAGFLNIVGGCCGTTPQHIQAIAETMVGRTPRQLPVIETQCRLSGLEPLNIGADSLFVNIGERANVTGSAKFKRLILSEAYDEALDVCREQVENGAQIVDINMDEAMLDGVAAMRRFLNLCTGEPEIAKVPVMIDSSKWEIIEIGLQSVQGKPIVNSISLKEGEEAFLRQAHLCRRYGAAVIVMAFDETGQADTQARKIEICARAYHLLTGRVGFPAEDIIFDPNIFAIATGIEEHNNYGVDFIEAVREIKQRLPHALVSGGVSNVSFSFRGNNPVREAIHAVFLYHAIKAGMDMGIVNAGQLAVYDELPAELRETVESVVLNRDPQAGDRLVELAPKYQGDGNVVENKADAEWRAWPVKKRLEHALVKGITEFIESDTEEARQQARQTLEVIEGPLMDGMNVVGDLFGVGKMFLPQVVKSARVMKKAVAYLEPYLEAEKAECGVQSQGKILMATVKGDVHDIGKNIVGVVLQCNNYEVVDIGVMVPADTILQKARDAQVDIIGLSGLITPSLDEMVHVAKEMQRLGMSQPLLIGGATTSIAHTAVKIDPEYDNPVVYVADASRAVGVASNLLSTEHRDSYAASLHEEYEAVRQRRAGINQSRNLISIEDARANPTPIDWSQYTPARPNLCNPDFEVPEFAQIVHLDKDRSAGKPCATLLVMKQIPLAELTGYIDWTFFFHAWQLKGRYPQILDDEMKGEEAKKLYADALSMLERVIDEGWLRAAAVVGLFPANSQGDDIRVYRDETRTQTLATLHNLRKQGRQPVAPGKNGQYNESLADYIAPERCGKADYLGAFACTAGIGIERKISEFEEDHDDYHAIMLKALADRLAEALAEWLHERVRKEYWGYAKEESLSNQQLIAEEYRGIRPAMGYPASPDHTEKEVLWELLSVEGHTGIWLTESKAMVPTASVSGLYFSHPDARYFAVGKLNRDQVSDYARRKGRSVAEMERWLAPNLAYEPGE, from the coding sequence ATGTCATCCGCAACCTCGAATACAGCCAATCACCCTATCGAATCTCTGCTTAAGCAGCGTATTCTCATCCTTGACGGCGCCATGGGCACCATGATTCAGCGCCACAAACTCGATGAGCAGGATTACCGCGGAGAACGCTTTGCTGATTGGCCATGCGATTTAAAAGGTAATAATGATCTGTTGGTGCTCTCTCAACCGGCGATAATCGGCTCGATTCACGAGGCCTATCTGGCAGCCGGAGCGGATATTCTCGAGACCAACAGCTTCGGGGCCAATCGCATCTCTATGGCCGACTACCAAATGGAATCCCTGGCCTATGAGATGAGCGAAGCCAGTGCCCGCCTGGCCCGGGAGGCCGCTGACAAATACACAAGCTCAGACAAGCCGCGTTTCGTCGCCGGCGTACTCGGCCCCACCAATCGCACCGCCTCCATCTCACCCGATGTCAACGATGCCAGCCTGCGCAATATCACCTTCGATGCCCTGGTAGAGGCCTATACAGAAGCCGCCCGGGGTCTTATCGCGGGTGGCTGCGACCTGCTGCTGATCGAGACGGTATTCGACACCCTCAACGCGAAAGCGGCGGTCTTCGCCTGTGAACAGGTATTTGACGAGGACGCCATCCGTCTGCCGGTAATGATCTCCGGCACCATCACCGATCAATCCGGCCGCACCCTTTCAGGTCAAACCACGGAGGCCTTCTACAACAGTCTGCAACACGCAAACCCCATCTCCATCGGTCTCAACTGTGCCCTTGGTCCCGATTTGCTGCGTCAATATGTGGAGGAGATGTCGCGTATCGCCGACACCCATGTCTCTGCCCATCCCAATGCCGGTCTACCCAACGAATTTGGCGAGTACGATCTGGATGCCCGGCAGATGGCAGATTATCTGGCCGAATGGGCGGACGCCGGTTTTCTGAATATCGTCGGCGGATGCTGTGGTACCACACCACAGCATATCCAGGCCATTGCTGAGACAATGGTTGGCAGAACGCCGCGTCAACTGCCGGTAATTGAAACACAGTGTCGTCTATCGGGGCTTGAACCGCTCAACATTGGTGCGGACTCCCTGTTTGTGAATATTGGCGAACGCGCCAATGTCACCGGTTCCGCGAAATTCAAGCGTTTGATCCTGAGTGAGGCCTACGATGAGGCGCTGGACGTCTGTCGCGAGCAAGTGGAGAACGGTGCACAGATCGTGGATATCAATATGGATGAGGCGATGCTAGACGGTGTCGCCGCCATGCGCCGCTTTCTCAACCTCTGTACCGGCGAACCCGAAATCGCCAAAGTACCGGTCATGATCGACTCATCCAAGTGGGAAATCATCGAGATCGGTCTGCAGTCCGTGCAGGGAAAACCCATCGTCAACTCCATCTCACTGAAGGAAGGGGAGGAAGCCTTCCTGCGTCAGGCCCACTTATGCCGCCGTTATGGCGCCGCAGTGATCGTCATGGCCTTTGACGAAACAGGCCAGGCAGACACCCAGGCGCGTAAAATCGAGATATGTGCACGAGCCTATCATCTGTTGACTGGGCGTGTCGGTTTCCCGGCCGAGGATATTATTTTCGATCCGAATATCTTCGCCATAGCCACTGGTATCGAGGAACACAACAACTATGGCGTCGACTTTATCGAGGCCGTACGCGAAATCAAACAGCGGTTGCCCCACGCCCTGGTGTCAGGGGGCGTCTCCAATGTCTCTTTCTCATTTCGCGGCAACAATCCGGTGCGTGAAGCGATCCACGCCGTGTTTCTCTATCACGCTATCAAAGCGGGCATGGATATGGGAATCGTCAATGCGGGTCAGTTGGCGGTCTATGACGAGTTGCCGGCCGAACTTCGCGAAACGGTGGAATCAGTGGTGCTCAACCGTGACCCGCAGGCGGGTGATCGTCTGGTGGAGCTGGCGCCCAAATACCAGGGCGATGGCAACGTGGTCGAAAACAAGGCGGATGCCGAATGGCGTGCCTGGCCGGTGAAAAAACGCCTCGAACATGCCCTGGTCAAGGGCATCACCGAATTCATCGAAAGTGACACCGAAGAGGCCCGGCAGCAGGCCAGGCAAACTTTGGAGGTGATTGAAGGACCCCTTATGGATGGCATGAATGTGGTCGGCGATCTGTTTGGTGTGGGCAAGATGTTCCTTCCGCAGGTGGTTAAGTCGGCCCGTGTGATGAAAAAAGCGGTCGCCTACCTGGAACCCTACCTGGAAGCGGAAAAGGCCGAGTGCGGGGTACAGAGCCAGGGCAAGATATTGATGGCTACCGTCAAGGGCGACGTCCACGATATCGGCAAGAACATAGTCGGCGTCGTGCTCCAGTGTAACAACTACGAGGTTGTGGATATCGGCGTCATGGTCCCAGCGGATACCATTCTGCAAAAAGCCAGGGATGCGCAGGTCGACATCATCGGGCTCTCCGGCCTGATCACCCCGTCGCTGGACGAAATGGTCCATGTAGCCAAAGAGATGCAGCGTCTTGGCATGTCTCAACCGCTGCTGATCGGTGGCGCCACAACGTCCATTGCCCATACGGCGGTCAAGATCGACCCGGAATATGACAACCCGGTGGTCTATGTGGCCGATGCCTCCCGTGCGGTTGGGGTAGCCTCCAACCTGCTGTCTACCGAGCATCGCGATAGCTATGCCGCCTCGCTACACGAGGAGTACGAAGCGGTACGGCAACGGCGTGCCGGTATCAACCAGTCGCGCAACCTGATCTCCATCGAAGATGCGAGGGCCAACCCGACCCCTATCGATTGGTCCCAATACACACCGGCCCGCCCCAATCTCTGCAATCCCGACTTCGAGGTCCCTGAATTTGCACAAATCGTGCATCTGGACAAGGACAGGTCTGCCGGTAAACCATGCGCGACTTTGCTGGTGATGAAGCAGATCCCCCTTGCAGAGCTGACTGGCTATATCGACTGGACCTTCTTCTTCCATGCCTGGCAACTCAAGGGGCGCTATCCACAGATACTGGATGATGAGATGAAAGGCGAAGAGGCGAAAAAACTCTATGCCGATGCCCTGTCCATGCTTGAACGGGTAATTGACGAGGGATGGTTGCGCGCGGCGGCCGTTGTCGGCCTCTTTCCCGCCAACAGCCAGGGCGACGATATCCGTGTATACCGGGATGAGACACGAACCCAAACCCTCGCAACCCTGCACAACCTGCGTAAACAGGGACGGCAACCTGTCGCTCCAGGTAAAAATGGACAGTACAACGAATCGCTGGCCGATTACATCGCACCGGAGAGGTGTGGAAAGGCCGACTACCTGGGCGCTTTCGCCTGCACCGCCGGTATCGGCATCGAGCGGAAAATCAGCGAGTTTGAAGAAGATCACGACGACTACCATGCCATCATGCTGAAGGCCCTTGCCGATCGTTTGGCCGAGGCCCTGGCGGAGTGGTTGCACGAACGTGTGCGAAAAGAGTATTGGGGTTATGCCAAAGAGGAGTCCCTGAGCAATCAACAGCTGATCGCAGAAGAGTATCGGGGCATCCGCCCCGCAATGGGGTATCCGGCCAGCCCGGACCATACGGAGAAAGAGGTGTTGTGGGAGCTTCTCTCCGTTGAAGGGCATACCGGCATCTGGCTCACGGAGAGTAAGGCGATGGTACCTACAGCGTCGGTCAGCGGCCTCTACTTCAGCCACCCCGATGCCCGCTACTTCGCAGTGGGCAAGCTGAATCGGGATCAGGTGAGTGATTATGCTCGCCGCAAGGGTCGTTCAGTGGCTGAAATGGAACGTTGGCTTGCGCCCAATCTCGCCTATGAACCCGGAGAGTGA
- the msrA gene encoding peptide-methionine (S)-S-oxide reductase MsrA — MFGVGRKTRMPQQDEALPGRMTPIQPGESHYVNGHTMVGPFPDQYNFAMFGMGCFWGAERRYWELPGVYSTAVGYAGGFTPNPTYEEVCTGMTGHNEVVRVVFDPAAISYQSLLEAFWEGHNPTQGMRQGNDVGTQYRSGIYTFDDQQQSMAEDSRGHYQHALQQVTSAPVTTEILPAPTFYFAEAYHQQYLAKNPAGYCGLGGTGVCYPS, encoded by the coding sequence ATGTTCGGAGTTGGCCGCAAAACCAGGATGCCGCAACAGGATGAGGCGCTGCCCGGTCGAATGACCCCGATTCAGCCCGGTGAAAGCCACTATGTCAATGGACATACGATGGTGGGGCCTTTTCCCGATCAGTACAATTTCGCAATGTTCGGCATGGGCTGTTTCTGGGGTGCCGAACGACGCTATTGGGAACTGCCAGGGGTCTATTCGACAGCGGTGGGGTACGCTGGGGGTTTCACGCCCAATCCGACCTATGAAGAGGTCTGTACCGGTATGACGGGCCATAACGAGGTCGTAAGAGTTGTCTTCGATCCGGCAGCGATCAGTTACCAGTCACTGCTAGAGGCCTTCTGGGAGGGCCACAACCCCACCCAGGGCATGCGCCAGGGGAATGATGTGGGCACCCAGTACCGGTCGGGTATCTATACCTTCGACGATCAGCAGCAATCCATGGCCGAAGATTCCCGCGGGCACTATCAGCACGCCCTGCAACAGGTGACCTCCGCGCCGGTGACTACGGAGATACTACCCGCGCCCACATTCTACTTTGCCGAGGCCTATCATCAGCAATATCTGGCCAAGAACCCGGCAGGCTACTGCGGACTTGGGGGAACCGGCGTCTGCTATCCGAGCTGA
- a CDS encoding serine/threonine protein phosphatase — MDSLHTRPFESTKIIKGITFPGFVSFRQLLITGPPGAGKSTIIRKLGGWSEEGYIDLSLKNWWTAQSLSLRPREIHLGFPFKGAKEALTVFDKAWIDASPPLEIDFERIVLPPPKRFFFSVNWKERYVFEFILPEPGALLRQRIKRAKLGTHHVDEAVNLERIKRQLSVYRQVAKYLHQQGISIYIREGTEGGPLQIID, encoded by the coding sequence ATGGACTCATTACATACCCGACCTTTCGAAAGCACAAAAATCATCAAGGGGATCACTTTTCCGGGATTTGTCTCTTTCCGGCAACTGCTGATCACCGGCCCTCCCGGAGCCGGCAAGAGCACCATCATCCGTAAGCTGGGCGGCTGGTCTGAAGAGGGCTATATCGACCTCTCTCTGAAGAATTGGTGGACTGCGCAGAGCCTCTCTCTACGCCCACGGGAAATCCATCTCGGATTCCCTTTCAAAGGGGCTAAAGAGGCCTTGACGGTGTTCGATAAGGCATGGATCGATGCCTCCCCACCACTGGAAATCGATTTTGAGCGGATTGTACTGCCACCTCCCAAGCGATTTTTCTTTTCGGTCAACTGGAAAGAACGCTACGTTTTTGAGTTCATACTGCCCGAACCGGGCGCACTGCTCAGGCAACGAATAAAGCGGGCCAAGCTTGGCACCCATCACGTGGATGAGGCTGTCAACCTGGAAAGGATCAAAAGACAGTTGTCGGTCTATCGCCAGGTAGCGAAATATCTTCATCAACAAGGCATCTCTATCTATATTCGGGAAGGGACCGAAGGCGGACCACTGCAGATTATCGATTAG
- a CDS encoding response regulator — protein sequence MSKQAFLVDDSKSARIVLSRMLKKSGFDGVEMAVSGEEALERLKESTPDAIFVDFLMDGMDGLETITEIKKDPRFSHTPVVMCTANEGDEYVQAAVEHGALGILAKPPTDESLGVIIDLIEQHQQEAAVSSEAAPPDQAIKAEGAAEAAEPAAEVVVMQSGLSDEDVRRIAKEVALQAAEKTARQAAEEAIAETLADRIESTVQAYLDSKLEPMIVSVVERGLKEVEPQSVDTEALRESVVQKVNQDLDDFVRQLNQRTVGDLIEASIYGQMKELDDDISLRLQEQEQRILNQVPEKNDMIEHIRVITEGSLEAQVHETATQVAGEIANSVATETVESLLDQHLAHQALESQHQKSKLPIMVVLGLGLLAVAGAAAFMLL from the coding sequence GTGTCAAAACAAGCATTTTTAGTCGATGATTCGAAATCCGCTCGCATTGTACTCAGTAGAATGCTGAAAAAAAGCGGTTTTGACGGCGTTGAGATGGCGGTGTCGGGTGAAGAGGCATTGGAGCGACTGAAAGAGTCGACGCCTGACGCTATTTTCGTCGACTTTCTGATGGATGGCATGGACGGTCTGGAGACGATTACCGAGATCAAAAAGGATCCCAGGTTCAGCCATACCCCGGTGGTTATGTGTACGGCCAATGAAGGGGATGAGTATGTCCAGGCCGCCGTCGAGCACGGTGCTCTTGGTATCCTGGCCAAGCCTCCGACCGATGAGAGTCTGGGCGTGATCATCGACCTTATCGAACAGCACCAGCAAGAGGCTGCCGTAAGTTCAGAGGCGGCCCCGCCCGATCAGGCTATCAAGGCTGAAGGCGCTGCTGAGGCAGCGGAGCCTGCAGCAGAGGTCGTGGTGATGCAAAGCGGTCTATCGGATGAGGATGTTCGGCGTATCGCCAAAGAGGTTGCACTTCAAGCGGCGGAAAAAACCGCCCGTCAGGCAGCAGAAGAAGCCATTGCGGAGACGCTCGCGGATCGTATCGAAAGTACCGTACAGGCCTATCTTGACAGCAAACTCGAACCAATGATCGTCTCTGTGGTAGAGAGAGGTTTGAAAGAAGTAGAACCGCAGAGTGTCGATACCGAAGCGCTTCGCGAATCAGTGGTGCAAAAGGTCAATCAGGACCTGGACGACTTTGTCAGGCAGCTCAATCAGCGTACTGTCGGGGATCTGATCGAGGCCAGTATCTATGGCCAGATGAAAGAGTTGGACGATGATATCTCTCTACGCCTGCAGGAACAGGAGCAACGGATTCTGAACCAGGTTCCGGAAAAGAATGACATGATCGAGCATATCCGTGTCATCACGGAAGGCTCCCTCGAGGCTCAGGTTCATGAGACCGCTACCCAGGTGGCGGGTGAAATTGCCAATTCCGTGGCCACCGAGACGGTGGAGAGTCTGCTCGACCAACATCTGGCTCATCAGGCATTGGAGAGTCAGCATCAGAAGTCAAAACTGCCTATAATGGTCGTTCTTGGTTTGGGGCTGCTGGCGGTTGCGGGTGCAGCTGCATTCATGCTCCTGTAG
- a CDS encoding inorganic phosphate transporter — protein sequence MEIISEWGTVFIALAVIFGLYMSWGIGANDVANAMGTSVGSGAITVKQAIIIAAIFEFAGAFIAGGSVTKTIRKGIIDPTSIVGNPELLIYGMLAALLASAIWLMIASTRGWPVSTTHSIVGAIVGFAMVGIGVDAVNWGKIGSIVASWIVSPVVGGFIALILMISIRKLILNTDNPFARAKTWAPVYVFLVGWIVSLVTLFKGLKHLKLELNMFESLVVATIIGIIVAAIGKAMINKVKVDDEADRDFHFASVEKVFTPLMIFTACAMAFAHGSNDVANGIGPMAAVLSLVENGGDIAQKSELPIWVLFVGGAGIVIGLATMGYKVMQTIGTKITELTPTRGYCATLAAATTVVIASKTGLPVSTTQIAVGCVMGVGLARGVGAIDLRVVGNIVVSWAITLPAGGILAAVFFFMLKGIFS from the coding sequence GTGGAAATCATTAGCGAATGGGGTACAGTCTTTATTGCGTTGGCCGTCATCTTCGGCCTTTACATGAGCTGGGGCATCGGCGCCAATGACGTGGCCAATGCCATGGGCACATCGGTAGGCTCAGGTGCGATCACCGTAAAACAGGCGATTATCATCGCCGCCATCTTCGAATTTGCCGGCGCCTTCATAGCCGGCGGCTCTGTCACCAAGACCATCCGTAAGGGGATCATCGATCCCACCAGTATTGTCGGCAACCCGGAACTGCTGATCTACGGCATGCTGGCCGCGCTGCTGGCATCTGCCATCTGGTTGATGATCGCCTCAACCCGTGGCTGGCCGGTCTCCACCACACACTCCATCGTCGGCGCCATTGTCGGCTTCGCCATGGTGGGCATCGGCGTGGACGCGGTAAACTGGGGCAAGATCGGCAGCATCGTCGCCAGCTGGATCGTCTCTCCCGTGGTGGGCGGTTTCATCGCCCTGATCTTGATGATCAGCATTCGAAAATTGATCCTGAACACAGACAATCCCTTCGCGCGCGCCAAAACCTGGGCGCCGGTATACGTCTTCCTGGTCGGTTGGATCGTCTCTCTTGTCACCCTTTTCAAGGGCCTGAAACACCTGAAACTGGAACTCAATATGTTTGAGAGCCTGGTGGTTGCAACCATAATCGGTATCATTGTTGCCGCTATCGGTAAAGCGATGATCAACAAGGTCAAGGTCGATGACGAGGCTGACCGGGATTTCCATTTCGCCAGTGTGGAGAAGGTGTTCACGCCATTGATGATCTTCACCGCCTGCGCCATGGCGTTCGCCCATGGATCAAACGACGTTGCCAACGGTATCGGTCCCATGGCGGCGGTACTCTCACTGGTCGAAAACGGCGGTGATATCGCGCAAAAGTCAGAATTGCCGATTTGGGTACTCTTTGTCGGTGGTGCCGGTATCGTAATCGGACTCGCCACCATGGGCTACAAGGTGATGCAGACAATCGGAACCAAGATCACAGAGCTGACACCAACCCGCGGTTACTGTGCAACCCTGGCGGCAGCCACCACGGTGGTCATCGCTTCCAAGACCGGCCTACCGGTCTCGACCACTCAAATCGCGGTCGGCTGTGTGATGGGTGTCGGCCTGGCCCGCGGTGTTGGCGCCATCGACCTGCGCGTTGTAGGTAATATCGTCGTCTCATGGGCCATAACACTGCCGGCGGGTGGTATACTGGCCGCAGTATTCTTCTTCATGCTGAAGGGTATATTCAGCTGA
- a CDS encoding LEA type 2 family protein, with protein sequence MPRYVPLLICCLLIGLVQGCSSLQQVGQVMEGRKPTAQVEGIRLTGLDFDGVDLVFDVDVHNPNAFSIDLAEFDYDLQLFEQSFLKGRQSAGVNLAAQTTNRIEVPLRLGFQQLLKSYRQLRKADQASYQLDMGLGFKMPVIGSLRIPVNFSGDFPVPKIPDFSIKSLAVKRLTLNEAEVLLQLGVENPNSFSLVLQQLDYNLKLNGAAIGKGLIRQPVDIEQGGNSVVSIPLTIDLAEAGKGLYSALLGLSGIRYELNGSILASGPRELLKSFKIPLEKQGHIQLK encoded by the coding sequence ATGCCCAGGTATGTACCGTTACTGATCTGCTGTCTTTTGATAGGGCTTGTACAGGGGTGTTCCTCCCTGCAGCAGGTCGGTCAGGTTATGGAAGGCCGTAAACCTACGGCTCAGGTTGAGGGGATCAGGCTGACCGGTCTCGATTTCGATGGTGTGGATCTGGTGTTCGATGTGGATGTTCACAACCCGAATGCCTTCTCCATTGATTTGGCTGAATTTGATTATGATCTGCAACTCTTTGAACAATCGTTTCTCAAGGGCAGACAATCTGCGGGCGTGAATCTGGCGGCTCAAACCACAAACCGTATAGAGGTGCCGCTGCGGCTCGGTTTCCAGCAGCTGCTGAAGAGCTACCGGCAACTGAGAAAGGCCGATCAGGCCAGCTATCAACTGGATATGGGATTGGGTTTCAAAATGCCGGTGATCGGAAGCCTGCGCATCCCTGTTAATTTTTCTGGTGATTTTCCAGTACCGAAAATACCCGATTTCAGTATCAAATCTTTGGCGGTCAAGCGGCTTACCCTGAATGAGGCCGAAGTGTTGCTGCAACTCGGGGTGGAGAATCCGAACAGCTTCTCCCTGGTGCTGCAGCAGCTGGATTATAATCTTAAGCTGAATGGTGCGGCGATCGGCAAGGGTTTGATCCGGCAACCTGTGGATATCGAACAGGGCGGCAACAGTGTGGTGAGCATCCCCCTCACCATCGATTTGGCCGAAGCCGGCAAGGGACTCTATTCGGCACTGCTGGGCCTCTCCGGTATCCGCTATGAATTGAATGGTTCAATTCTGGCATCCGGTCCCCGGGAATTATTGAAGAGTTTCAAGATCCCCCTGGAAAAACAGGGCCATATCCAGTTGAAGTAG
- a CDS encoding TIGR00153 family protein, which yields MRPTNPIASLLGSSPFKPLQMHMGKVRECISEVPGLFDALIDKDQEKLKAIKEQIFSLEHEADQIENDIRARLPKSLFMPVDRRDLLELLEMQDSIADTAQDIAGLLMERDMSVPADMSEPLRNFVQRCVDTCNQAATIIDELDELIEMGFKGNQANKVEEMVEALGKVEDETDEMGMALARSLFAQEESMNPVSVMFWYQMIQWIGDLADYAEKVGDRMRLLIAR from the coding sequence ATGCGACCAACCAACCCCATTGCTTCCCTTCTGGGAAGCTCACCTTTCAAACCCTTGCAGATGCATATGGGTAAAGTCAGAGAGTGTATCTCAGAAGTTCCTGGTCTATTCGATGCCCTCATCGATAAAGACCAAGAAAAACTGAAGGCTATTAAAGAACAAATCTTCTCCCTCGAGCATGAAGCCGACCAGATTGAAAACGACATCCGTGCCCGTTTGCCAAAAAGTCTGTTCATGCCGGTAGACCGACGAGACCTGCTCGAGCTGTTGGAGATGCAGGACAGCATTGCCGATACCGCACAGGATATCGCCGGACTCCTGATGGAACGGGACATGTCCGTACCGGCCGATATGAGTGAACCACTGCGTAACTTCGTGCAACGGTGCGTCGACACCTGCAACCAGGCGGCCACCATTATCGATGAACTTGATGAACTGATAGAAATGGGATTCAAGGGCAATCAAGCCAATAAGGTCGAGGAGATGGTGGAAGCACTCGGCAAGGTCGAGGACGAAACCGATGAGATGGGCATGGCGCTGGCGCGCAGTCTGTTCGCCCAGGAGGAGTCCATGAACCCGGTCTCTGTCATGTTCTGGTATCAGATGATCCAGTGGATCGGCGACCTGGCCGATTATGCAGAGAAAGTGGGTGACCGCATGCGATTACTGATCGCACGCTGA